The sequence below is a genomic window from Zhongshania aliphaticivorans.
GCACCGGCAGCCTGGAGTTTAAATACACCCCGGCACCAAGCGCCGAAGAAGGTATTATCGGCCACATTACCGTTCAGCAACGACGCCCCGATCCCTACGTAGCCGAGTATCTAATTAAAGGCGAGTGCGAAGACGTGTTTGTGAGCGGACGTGTCGACGGTTACTACGCACTGCAACAAGACTGCTTTCTGGAAGAAATAAAGACCCATCGCGGCAATGTCGCCAGAATTGGCCCTGGCCGCCGCGCACTGCACTGGGCACAGTTAAAAGTGTATGGCGCGCTGTTTTGCCGGCGCGACAATCGCGAGTCAATCAATCTTCGCTTGACCTATTTTGAAGTGCGCAAAGAGGAAGAAACCCACGAGACGCTAGAATTTAGCGCCGACGAGCTCTGGAACTACCTCAGCACTTTATGCCGAGACTATGCTCAGTGGGCGATAAAAGAGCAGCGCCATCGCGAGCGGCGCGATCTCGCCCTCGCCGCGCTAACTTTCCCCCACGCGGATTTCCGCACAGGCCAGCACGATCTATCGCGCAATGTATATATGGCGGTTGCATCTTCAGTGCCGCTGCTCTTACAAGCCCCTACCGGCATCGGTAAAACCGTTGGGGTTTTATACCCCGCAATGAAGGCCATGCCCAAAACCGGCTTAGACCGCCTGTTCTTTTTAACCTGCCGTAATACCGGGCGCAAACTTGGGCTCGACGGCCTGGGCACCATTATTAAAGCGCAAGCTCCTGTCGACCAAGAAGCCCCACGCGGACTCGAAGCGCCCCCTATTCGCGTACTTGAGCTTTCCTCTCGCGAAGCCGCCTGCGACCACCCAGACAAAGCCTGCCATGGCGACTCCTGCCCGCTGGCTAAAAACTTTTTTGACCGTTTAAGCGACGCCCGGGAAGAAGCCATTCAGCAACGTTTTTTAGATCAGTCCGCGCTCCGCGCTATTGCCCGTAACCATTCTATTTGCCGCTACTTTCTCGCCCAAGAAATGGCGCGCTGGAGCGATATTGTGGTCGGCGATGTGAACCATTACTTTGATCAATTCGCACTGCTCCACAGCCTGACCAAGCAAAACGAATGGAAGGTTGCGCCATTGGTTGACGAAGCCCACAACCTAATCGACCGCGCCCGTGGTATGTACAGCATTGTGCTCAGCGAAGCGGAAATGCTCTACACCATCAGCAAGGCACCAACGCCGCTGCAAAAGCCGCTGGCGGATCTCGAAGAAGCATGGCAAACCCTAATAAAGCCTTTTTTAAGCGACACCCCAGCGGCAGATGTAGAACATCGTTACTTCTTAGCAGACGTACCCGAAGAGTTAAATAGCGCTTTATACAGCCTAATTGCGGCCATAACCGACTACCTAAGCGACCACCCCACTGCCGCCGACATTCAGTATGTGCTGTTTACCGCGCTCGGCTTTCTGCGCCTCGCCGACGCCTTTGCCGATCATTCACTTTGCACCTTAGAGTTTACCGTGTCGCCCCTAGCGGGCACCATTTTACGCGGCAGTGCCAAACTTAAAATCGACAACCTAATTCCCGCAGACCACTTAAAGCAGCGCTTTCTTGATGCCGACAGCTGCGTGCTATTTTCGGCAACACTGTCGCCAAACCGCTACCACCAAGACCTCTTGGGCATGCCAGCAACCAGCGTCTTCAAAGACATCGAAAGCCCCTTTCAGCGCGAGCAAATTGAGCTGCGTTTTGTGACCGACATCAGCACTCGCCGCGGCGACCGCTTTGCCTCATTAGAACCCATCAGCGCGCGCATCGCCGCCCAGTTCAAGGCGCAACCCGGTAACTACCTTGTCTACCTCAGCAGCTTCGAATACCTCAATGCGCTGTGCGCGTGTTTAAACAAACTGCAGCCAGAAATCCCTACAATTCGCCAAAGTGCGGGAATGGCGCCTTCGGCGCGGGAACAGTTTATTTTAGATGCCAGCGACACCACTCCCAGCGTTGGCTTTGCAGTATTAGGCGGCGTGTTTTCTGAAGGTATCGACCTGCCCGGTGACAAACTGATTGGGGTTTTTGTTGCCACCTTAGGCCTACCACCCCACGACGAATTGCACGAGGTATTACGCACGCGATTGGAAGCACGCTATGGCGACGGCTACCGCTACACCTACCTCTACCCCGGCATGCAAAAAGTCATACAAGCGGCTGGTCGTTTAATACGCACCCCCGAAGATCGCGGCGTGATTGAACTCATCGACGACCGTTTTCTACGTGAGGATATCAAAGCGATGCTGCCCAAATGGTGGTTGCACTGAGAGAAATAAAGACCGGAACTTGAAAGCGAATAGGCCAGCTAGCACTGACCTATTCGCTAGAGTATTACCTTAGACGTTTACAGGCTATCTAGCGGCAAACATTGGCCACCAAGCACCGGCACTTCGCCCGGTAGACAAAGTTCCAAATCAGAGCCACTGCCACTACTGGTGCCGCAGGCATCTGCATTGTCGTAGGTGTCGTTGACGACTTCATTGATCCATTTTGTTACTAGATCAAATGCCCCAGCGTGCACCGTACTCCGCGCTATCGGCGGCATCCGTGCAGCCAAGGTTGTAGCTTCGGGCCCTAGGCGGTAGGGAAGAATAGACTCAGCAGCATTACCGGGAACAATGTCATACTCACGACCGCCGCGACCTTCGGTGCCACTGGCAGTTGGCCCTTTGCATATACCAAAGGTATCGTTCACCGCACGGAATACATCGAGGTAGAAGCCAGTGTTCTGCGCCAAACCACGAGGATTATGGCAGTGGGCACAGTTCACTTCGAGATAGGAACGTACGCGCGCTTCAACATCTTTGTCGCTGTTTGAATCAAAGCCTGAGTCACCCGGTATATTAAAGATTGGGTTGCGTTCAACAGCCTTCAGATACTGTGTATTTGAATCGACTGCCATATTGCTTGGGCAGTTTTTCATTAGGCCAGTTTCACACCAAAACACCAATTGGTTTCTGCCGTTAACCGCGTGCGCATCCATACCCGAGGCAAGAGGCGACTCGCTGCTATACGGACGGTTAAGATTCCGCGCCTTGGGACCAATGGGCGCAGAGCCTGTTTCGGCATCGTCGTTAGCATGACAACTTTGACACTGGTTAGCGTTTGGTAAGACATAGGCGTCCGTTGAGCCTTGGTAGTGATCACCGCTATTCACGTCGCTGTAATCCCAGCTTGCGCTCATCACCCCACCCTGCTGGGTCAAGTACGCTACCTTCTTACCATTTTCTTCTTTCCAAATATACTCTAGGCCATCCCAGTAATACTGACCGCCACTGGTTTGCCGTTTAATGATCAACCTCGTTTCTGCCGCAACTTCGGTTTGATTCGTTTCATTCGTAAAGGAGAAAGTCTTAGCGAGAATCGTTCCGACGGGGAATAAAATTGCAGCATTGGCGTTGTCATTACCATCGCGATAAATAGCCTGTTCGCCTTTAGGAATATAGGCCACGCGATATTTGGTGGCGTAATCCGAAAACAACTTGGTATTCAGCACAAAGGGCACACCCTGACCATTGGGTAGACTAGTGGGGTCCTCCGCATCGGCAAATAAATGGTACTGATCAAGCCGTGGGCAGTTAACCGTATAGGCCGCCGCATTGATCTCACCGGCAGGGACAGAGGCATTACAAAGCTGGTCAACCAATGCATCTGACGGAGCGGGATCAATTGTGCCAGAAGGTTCAAACGCTGGGATCACTATCGGCGGTAGCGGCGCCATATTGCTGCCATAAGTCTCGTCGCAGAGGTGCGGCGTGATATCGGTATCCACAGGGAAGTTCGGCAGACTAGTCACAATGTCTATGAGGTCTTCTGGGCCTTGCGGTGGCAGGTATAACAGCGCTTCTAGGCCTTCGGTGCCGTGAAAATTGGCGAAAGTAGCGCTGTCGCTGTCAAAGTTATTGCTGGGGTCTATACAGGAATACCACCACTGCGGCTTCTTGCGTTCGCCCGCTTCATTAAACTTGTAAGCATTATATCGGCAAGAGGGATTGGGGTACTGGTTACCTGAGATGGGCTTGCCTTCAGCATCTGCAGGTACTGGGTCGCCCTTACTGTCGGTTGGGTAAGGGCAGTCGGCGTTGTATTCGTCTTCATAGCCATCCCATGCGATGTGCGCGCCGCGGTATTCACCGGTGCCAGCCACCATTTTCAAACCAATTAACATAGGAAATGCGGAGGTGACCTGCTCACCACCAGTATCGATAATAGAGGCAAAATCAGGGCTTGGTAGATCGTTACCGTTATTTTTAAAGGTGTTATTCCAAATGTGAACACCTTCGCTGTATAAATCCATACGGCGATCGCCAGGCACACCAAATAGCTTGTAGCTCGTGTGCACAATACCGGCAGTGCCATTGTCTTCAAAAGTGTTATCAAAAATATCGATCTTGTCGTAACCCATGGTCAACATACCGGTACCGCGAGGTACGTTAGATACGATGCTGCCGGGTTCGGCAAAGTTGTAAGTGTTATTGTTACGCGAGGTGTTACGGTACATACGGGTACGGCTACCGTAACGCGTTAAGCCGTCTAAGTCATAAACCAAGAAACCGCCGGTATTACATTCCGACAAATTGTCGACATACTCACCGCCGCGCACATTCTCAATTTCAAAACCAAAGACGTTAAACGCAGCGCGGCTGTTGCGAATAATCGCGTTATCGGTTTGACCTACATAAATACCGGCGTCAGATGCACCTACCGACTCCACATACTCAACCAAGATATTCCGCGAGTTTACTGGGTAAACCCCATAGCGGCCCGACAACTTACTGACATTGTAATCTGGTGACGTCGTGTCCATTTCAAGGGGATTGGGATTGTCGGGGTTGTGTCGCGCTGGATCGGTACAGGCAACCTGCAACTTAGTTTTATAATTTGCCGCCGTTATGGTGTCTTCGTTGGCCGTGTTGCGCCCGCTAGACCAAAATGCACGAACCCGGCGTAGAGTCCCGTGATCAACACCCTGTAGCTTGAAAGCATCACCCGGCGAATCCAGCACCGTCAAATCTTCAACGGTAATGCCGCGCACCGTAGTCGCAAGAAAGCCTTCCTGCGAGCCGCTATTTTTGAACGAGAGTACCGTTTTATCCATACCCTGGCCTTTAACGAGGATATCTTCTGTACCGGATATCTGGATGCCTGAGGTCAGTTCATAATAGCCCTCACCAAATTCAATGACATCCTTGGGTTTGGCGCTGATCATCGCCAACACCATCTCAGTGGTCGCATTCGGCCCGTTTGCGATGAAGAAAGTACGTCCCTGCCCGTCCTCGACACCGGGGTTACCGCCCGTGTCTGGATTACCCGGATTCGAGCCAGTGTTCGATTTAGCGCTATTACCGCCACCACAAGCTGCAAGGATTAGCACCAGCAGTAATAGTAAATAGTGAGATAAGGGTCTTTGCTTGAATTTCAACATAACATTCCATCTGCGACGTCTGTGAACTATTGAGCGGCCTGCCGCTATCAAGCAATTATGCTACCTTGTAAAGAATTAGGTACAATGCGGAAACGTGTCTTAAACGGGTTAATTTGTGACAAACAGCGCATTAGCTATCACCGCCCACGCTCAGTGGGCCAACATGGTCGCCAATGTTACCGCTGCGGCCTGCGGCTTTGATCGCGAGCAGTTATTCAAGGAAGCGGGCATTCCGTTATCCGCCTGGGACTCAGTGAGCCGGGTGAACCAAGAGGAACTCACTGCGCTGTGGAAGTTAGCACAGCGATTAACTGGCCGGGTCGATCTTGGTCTCGATGTATTAGAACACTTCCACTTTAGAACCATTGGCTCGCTGGCTTTTAAGATGATGGTCGCCAAGACATTTCGGCAATCCATTCTAGAAGCACTCGATCAAATATCTTTGGTCAGCGAAGTGTGGAAGTTTTCGCTTACGGAAGAACGCGGTTTAGGCGTAATGCGATTTCGCCTTGCAAACCCCAGTTTAGAGGTTACCCATTACTCGTATGATGCATTTATCTGTGCCTGTGTTCGGGTTTTGCAAGACTGCTTCCCAAACAACACCTATAAATATGCCGAAATCTGGTTTGCGCACCCAGACTTTGGCCTAAAAGATATATACGAGGCCAAGCTTAGCTCGCATTGTCGGTTTAACTGTAAGGAATACGCACTATGCCTAGACGCAAAACTGCTAGACCTTCCCCTGCAATCAGCTGACCCTCAGCTCTACGAATCCCTTGATACCAGCCTTGACTATCAAGTTAGGACACTCAACAGCCAAAGTGCCATTATCGAAAAAGCCATACTAAAATTGATCGACGAAGGCGTGGCGCCATCGCGTCAAACAGTATCCGCTAAACTGGAGATAGGTGAACGCACACTACTGCGCAGACTGAAAGATGAAAACCTCACTTACAAAGAGGTCCAAGAACAAGTCTTTGAAAAGTTCACCCTCCGCCAACTGCAGCGCGGTGAATCTATGGAGGCGATTGCCGAAAAACTGGGCTATTCCGATGCCAAATCCCTAGGAAAAATGCTCAAGCGACGCACTGGCTTAGGAATTCGCCAACTAAGGGCTGGCACTTAAACAAAGCACCGCCCGCTAACGGCAGCAAAGCAGAAATCGCCACGGTTCCCTATAATTATCTAGCCTACCTATTAAAGGCCAAGAGGAGGACCTTAATGGGATAGAATTGCCGTTACCTAGCCAGACTACAAAGAACTAGCCCAATACACCGCAAGTGATGAGCACCTAACCGACAAATGATTGAACACACCTACCAACTTGTATTTATCGGCGCCGCACTGTTCTTGTTTGCGGTGTTTGCCAGCATCATCTCCCGTCGCCTAGGGGCTCCCCTATTACTGATATTCCTGCTGCTCGGCATGCTAGCTGGTGAAGACGGCATCGGCGGCATCCACTTTGATGATATCGACACCGCGTTTTTAATTGGCAACCTCGCACTCGCCATTATCATTTTTGATGGCGGACTTGGCACGCGTATGGATACTTTTCGCAGCAGCTTACGGCCTGCGCTCTCCTTAGCCACTGTGGGCGTATTTCTCACCGCGGGAATAACCGGCGCAGCCGCCTGTTATATCCTTGACCTACCTTGGCAAGAGGGCTTATTGATCGGCGCGATCGTCGGCTCAACAGATGCGGCGGCGGTATTCGGCCTTATCAAAAATGCTGGGCTAAACCTAAAGGATCGAACCGGTGCCACCCTAGAAATTGAATCTGGCTCCAACGACCCTATGGCCATTTTCTTGACGATCACACTCGTTGAAGCCCTGAGCAGCCCTGCCGGATTAAGTGGCTGGCTGCTGCTAGCCGAGCTTGCCAAGCAAATGGGTCTAGGCCTTCTCTTCGGGGTGCTGGGCGGCTACGCCATCCCAGCAGCGCTGGGCAAAATAACATTGCCGGTGTCCTTATACCCATTAATGGTCTTTGCCGCCGCGCTCACCTTATTTGGCGGCACCAGCTTTAGCGGGGGCAGTGGTTTTCTCGCCATTTACATCGCTGGCGTGATGACCGGCACCACGTCATCTTTGTATATGATTGACATACGACGCTTTCACGATGGCATCGCCTGGTTGAGCCAGATTGGCATGTTCTTAATGCTAGGCCTCTTGGTAACGCCGAGTCTGCTGCCACCCATCATCATTCCGGCGCTAATTATCGCCGGTATACTGATATTCATCGCGCGGCCACTGGCGGTAGCGGTATCACTGCTGCCGTTCAGGTTTCCCGTGCGCGATCAAGTTTTTGTAAGCTGGTGCGGATTACGCGGTGCGGTACCGATCATCCTCGCTCTATTCCCCTCCCTCGCAGGCTTAGAGAACGCGCGCATTTACTTTGAATTGGTGTTCTTCGTGGTATTAACCTCGCTGGTCATCCAGGGCTGGACCATTGCACCAATGGCCCGCTGGTTAAAAGTCGACTTGCCCGTGACACTGAAATTGCCGAGTTTTAAAAGTACCCACTTGCCCAGCAATCCCCACAAGGACCTTGTGGTGTATCAGGTGGTTGCCGGAAGCAGTGTCATTGGCAAATCAATCTATCAGCTGGTGCTACCTGTTAGCGCTCAGGTTGTTGCGCTCATCCGCGATGAAATCCCGCTTAACTCAAACGAAGAAAACACGCTTCAGGAAAGCGATCAAGTCGTCATCGTTGCCACTACCGGCATGGCCGAAAAACTAGCCGATTTATTCTCACCGGCCCTCTCGCGCATGTCATCAAAACAATCGTCCAGCTATTTCGGGGATTTCACAATTCGACCAAACAGCAAATTAGGCGATCTGGCGCTCCTATATACCTTTGACATACCCGATGAATTAAAACACCTCACCGTAGGCGAGCACATTAAACGCAAGTTTAGGGGACGCCCCGTGGTTGGTGACGCACTGACCTTCCCACAGCTTAAACTGACTGTTAAGGAAATGAAAAATGGCGAGATTTCTTTGATAGGCCTCAAGCTCAACCTAGATTCCTAGATGAAAAAATCGCGTCATCGGCTACGCCAGGTTCCTCTACTGTATGACTCTAGTGGGGTAGAGCCATATTTCAGGTATATAAAAACCAGTTTCGATGCAGTTACCGTCAAGGCACTATTTTTTACCTACCCCGGTGCAGCGACGAGCCACCACCGGAGAGGGCCACAGGGTTACCAGCGGTAGCTGGCTTGCAGCGCAAAAGTACGTGGATTATTAACCAAGCCGTGATGGGTGGTCGCCCCGGTGATGGTTTTCGCGGTCGGCGCATCAACGCCGTAAAGCACGACCAACTCATCGCTAAGATTTTTAGCCAACAGTGCCACCTCCCACTCGCCGTCTATTGACGACAGGGCAAGTCGACCATTGAAGGTTTGATAGGCATCCTGCTTGATGCGATCATCCAAATTCGGCGAGGGGTGGTAGTCGTCGGTAAAGATCACATCAATATTGGCGCGTAGCATAAGTGCGTTACCGAGCGGGCGCTCGTAGGCCAACATCAAATTACCAGAATAGTCAGCAACGTATTGATTAGTCTTGCCACTGTAGTCGCAGTTTATGCCATTGGCATTGTCAGGCGTTTGATCCTGAATACAGGTGCCAAGCTGGTGGTCCTGAAACTCGAAGTCAAGGAAAGCCAGGCCGCCGGCCAATATCAGGTTTTCGGTCAGAGCCATACGGCCATCCAGTTCAATACCCTGAGAAACCGCGCTGGCCGCATTGCCCACATTAAAACCCAATGTACCGTCGAAGACACTGACCTGCAGGTTATCGAACTCGGTGCGGAACAACGCCGCATTCAGCTCGGCAGCGCCTTCGAGAAGGGTGGTTTTGACCCCCAACTCAAAGCTAAGCGCCTCCTCTTCCTCAAACTCAAAGCTACCAATCAACACTTGCTGATTAGTACCTGTAGGCGCATTGGGGTTAATCGGCGTAGGGTCGGCGCTAGGCGACGCATTGGAGCGCGCGTCAAAACCGCCTGACTTGTAACCACGGCTGGCGGAGAAGTAGCTCATTAAGTTATCAGTGGCATCCCACTGCAAGTTGATCAGCGGTGCGAACTGCACTTCTTCGCGCTCACCTTTCAGGTCGTGACGCTCGGCGGCAAAACTGACCGCAGCGGCGGTGTCGACTTCACCCAGTGGCTGAATTGTCCCATCGTCCAAGCCAAATTCGAGTTTACGCGCACCTTCTTTATTTTCCCAAGTCAGGCGACCACCGAGGGTTAGGCGCAAGGTGTCCGCCATATTCCAAGTTGCCTGCATAAAGGTTGAGGCGATGGTTGATTCGCTGTTGAAGTCACGCGGTGTACGGATGCCGCGGAGCGCGTTACCGGCGTCACCAATACCTAGCAGTTCAAAGCCACTGGAGCCGTCAGCACCGGGATCAGCATCACCACGGGCGCCACCTTCGAGCAGGTCAGCGGCGTTAACCAGTTGTGGAATAATGTCAGAGGGCAAGTATAACGAGTCAAAAAAGTCGAGTTCGCTGTATTGAAAATAGGCACCCGCAATATACTCAAAAGTTCCACCGGCTGGGGAAATCCAGCGGAATTCTTGGCTGAACTGCTGATACTCTTCTTGAAATTCAACTTGGAATAGCGGCGCGCCAGTGAAGTCGCAGTCGCAGTCTTCATCGTACTCATAACCCATGATGCCGGTGATCGAGGTGAACTGGTGATCGTCGCGATACCAGTCGACATTGGCTGTAAGGTTATAGGTGTCGTTATTGCTGTAGTCGCCGTTGCTGTGGCGTTTGCGATCAGCGGTATTGTTCAGTACGCCCTCATCGGAGTCGATATCGATAATCGAGCCGCTGGGCTGAAGCTGTAGAAAACTTAACACCGGCGCTGGCAGCACGCCAGTCAATGCCGCTAAGCCACCGGCGTCTGGGAATGTTGTGCGATCCATGATCTCACCGTAGGTGCGGCCTTGGAACAAGAAAACATCGGAGTTAGACGCGTAATTGGTAATAATTTCAGAGTTGCGACCGACCACATCAAAGCTGCCCGCCTCGATTTTAAATTTGGCCGTCACACTGTCGCTGACATCCCAGCTGAGTTTAATACGGAAGGTTTCTTCTGCGCGCTGCGCTTCGTCGCGATCCAGCACCAGGTTTTCCATAAAGCCGTCTAGCTCGCGCTTGCGCACGGCAAAGCGGTAACCCAAGCGATCATTGATCGGGCCGCTGACCACCAAATCGATAATACGCTCGTTCTGTTCAGGCTCATAAGTGACCTGAACATTGCCTTCAGCGTATTCGCTTGGGTTAGCCGTTTGGATACTGATCGCGCCAGCAATACTATTTTTGCCCAACAGGATGTTCTGCGGGCCGCGCAGAACTTCTACTCGAGACAAATCGAGGAAGGGTGCACGCGCCAGCTGAGCGCGGCCATAGGCAATACCATCAACATACATACCCACCGATTGCTCAAAACCTTGGTTTTCACCTGAGCCGATACCGCGAATATAAATATCAGTGCCAATGCCGGATTCCGACATGGTGAAGTTGGGTACATAAGCCTGCAAGTCTTCAATCTTAGCAATGCCCGCCTCCATCATTTTCTCGCCACCGATGGCGCTAACGGAAACCGGCACGTCCTGCAGGCTTTGCGCACGCAGCTGAGCCGTAACCACCACTTCTTCGAGCATTGGCGCGGCATGTGCGAGGCTACCAAGCAAGCCCAACGGCAGCAGGGATGATAAGGCACTAATTCTTTTTTTCATTGTGGTCCTCATTATTCTAGAAGGAAGTAAGAGCATAGCCCTAGACATAAACTCGGGCAGATTTTTTGTTATGTAAGTTCGGCTACTGTTTAAGATAGCCTACCCAGCTCAAGTTACGATGATATCACTCTAAAAACTGCTCATTGAATATTTCTCATCGCAGATTCTGTGAGTAATAGCTTATTGAAACATTGGCCACTAGGGGCTTTTTATTAGGTTTTTCGGCCAATTAGGAGAAATTACTGGCAAAGATGGACCCAAAAGGTCAAATTTTGTCCTTATGGAAATCGATTGGTCACAGTTTGACCGCAGCCAAATTTCTGGCAAATTTCCGGCAAAAAAGCCAGATGAAATATTTTTCACATATAAGTCAAACACTTACGCTTAGCTAGCCCTGTACGATCTAACCGTGCGACAGTCTGGTCGCAACCGAAGTTCGGCGCTTCATCTCCACTTGCCTGAACTGAAAATCAATTCCCTCTAATTATTAGTGTTCAAAAAAAGGCCTACATAGTCGTTATTTACAAGCTTCATAATTATACCGACTAGAAATGCGTAATTTTTAGCAGAGTAGATAATCGACAAATAGTGTTATTTTTGTGCTGATATAACTCCATTGACCGAGAGAAATTACGGAAATCTTGAGAAAAAAAACGCGCCATAGGCGCGAAAAGTAATGCGGGACAACAGACCTGACAGACAGCAATGGACCTCCCTAGCCCAAGCGGTCACCCACATTGACAATCTTAATGGTGTTAGTGCCACCATGAACGTTGTTGTAATCCCCTTTCGAGAGAATCACCCAATCCCTTTCTGCAACCAAGCCGCGACGCAGCAGTTCGGAAACCACACTCTCGTTTATTTTGTCTGCGGGAACATCGGCAACTTGGTAGCTTATTGGTATAACGTTGCGATACAGAGCAACGCGGCTTTCGGTTTTCGCGTTCGGTGTAAACGCAAATACCGGTATATCGGAAAAAATACGGGTCATTAGCAGCGGTGTATTTCCGGTTTCCGTTAAGCTGATAATCGCGGTCACGCCTTGCATATGGTTGGCAATATACATCGCCCCCATGGCAACGGACTCATCGGCCGCAACAAAGTTTTCATGCAAGCGGTGCGACGACACCCGCGATTCCGGGTGTTTTTCTGCGCCAAGGATAACCCGATCCATCGCCGCGACCGCCTCAACAGGGAAGCGCCCGGCCGCAGTCTCGCCGGAGAGCATCACCGCGTCGGTACCATCTAAAACAGCGTTAGCCACATCAAATACTTCGGCACGGGTCGGCAGCGGGCTGTCGATCATACTCTCCATCATTTGCGTCGCGGTGATTACCACTTTCTGTAATGCGCGACTGCGCTTGATCAAATACTTCTGCACACCAATCAAGGCAGCGTCGCCAATTTCAACACCAAGGTCGCCACGAGCAACCATCACCACATCTGAGGCGCGAATAATATCGTCCAGTAGGTCGAGATCGGCCACGGCTTCAGCCCGCTCAATCTTGCTTACAATGCCGGCTTTGCCGCCAGCATCAACAAGTGCTTTGCGGGCGCGGTGCAAGTCGTCTGGACTACGCACGAACGATACGGCGAGATAGTCCACGTCGATCTCGGCCGCGAGCAAAATATCGGCAAAATCCTTTTCAGTCAGCGCGCTGGCCGCTAGACCGCCACCTTCCAAATTAATGCCTTTGTTGTTCGAAAGACTGCCGCCCACGATGACCTGTGTAATAATTTTAGATCCTAATTTTCGCTCTACCTCCAGCACTATGCGACCGTCGTCCAACAGTAGCCTGTCACCAATTACAACTTCATCAGGCAAGCTAGTGTAATCAAGACCTACGCCATCAATGCTGCCACCGTCACTCGGCAGGCTCGCATCCAGCGTAAAAATTTGACCGTTTTCAAGCGTTACTGATCCTGCAGAAAAACGCGATATCCGGACTTTAGGGCCCTGTAAATCACCCAGCACAGCGACACTCCGACGATGCTGTTTTGCCAGCGCCCTAACCTCTTCGGCGCGACGGCGGTGGTCGGCTGGGCAGCCGTGGGAAAAATTAAGCCGAACCACATTGGCACCAGCAAGTATTAGCTTTTCTAGCACGCCTTCGCCGTCGGTAGCTGGGCCTAGGGTGGCAACAATCTTGGTGCGGCGAATCATGCGGCGTGACTTCCTCTACTGTTTACTGCAGGTTTTGCCACCGCCATCAACGCTAAGCAGTTATCCAGCATTCGATTTGAGAAACCCCACTCATTGTCATACCACGCCATCACCTTAACCATTCGGCCATTTACGCGGGTTTGCAATGAATCAAATATGGACGATGCTGGCTGATGATTAAAATCAATCGATACCAACGGCTCGTCGTTGTAAACCAAAATACCCGACATCAGGCCGTCGGCCGCCGCCTTGATCAGACTGTTCACCTCCTCAATAGAGGTGTCTCGACTCGCCAAAAAATTAAAATCAACCAGGGAAACATTAATCGTTGGCACCCGCACCGCCATGCCGTCCAGCTTACCGGCCAGCTCAGGAAGTACTAAGCCAACCGCCTGCGCAGCGCCAGTCTTAGATGGAATCATCGACTGCCCTGCCGCACGCGCCCGATAAAGATCGGCGTGGTAAACATCATGTAAGTTTTGGTCATTGGTAAAGGCGTGAATAGTGGTCATGGAGCCCTGTTCAATACCAAGGCCGTCGTTAAGCACTTTGGCAATAGGTGCGAGGCAATTTGTTGTACATGATGCG
It includes:
- a CDS encoding AraC family transcriptional regulator, which codes for MTNSALAITAHAQWANMVANVTAAACGFDREQLFKEAGIPLSAWDSVSRVNQEELTALWKLAQRLTGRVDLGLDVLEHFHFRTIGSLAFKMMVAKTFRQSILEALDQISLVSEVWKFSLTEERGLGVMRFRLANPSLEVTHYSYDAFICACVRVLQDCFPNNTYKYAEIWFAHPDFGLKDIYEAKLSSHCRFNCKEYALCLDAKLLDLPLQSADPQLYESLDTSLDYQVRTLNSQSAIIEKAILKLIDEGVAPSRQTVSAKLEIGERTLLRRLKDENLTYKEVQEQVFEKFTLRQLQRGESMEAIAEKLGYSDAKSLGKMLKRRTGLGIRQLRAGT
- a CDS encoding potassium/proton antiporter — protein: MIEHTYQLVFIGAALFLFAVFASIISRRLGAPLLLIFLLLGMLAGEDGIGGIHFDDIDTAFLIGNLALAIIIFDGGLGTRMDTFRSSLRPALSLATVGVFLTAGITGAAACYILDLPWQEGLLIGAIVGSTDAAAVFGLIKNAGLNLKDRTGATLEIESGSNDPMAIFLTITLVEALSSPAGLSGWLLLAELAKQMGLGLLFGVLGGYAIPAALGKITLPVSLYPLMVFAAALTLFGGTSFSGGSGFLAIYIAGVMTGTTSSLYMIDIRRFHDGIAWLSQIGMFLMLGLLVTPSLLPPIIIPALIIAGILIFIARPLAVAVSLLPFRFPVRDQVFVSWCGLRGAVPIILALFPSLAGLENARIYFELVFFVVLTSLVIQGWTIAPMARWLKVDLPVTLKLPSFKSTHLPSNPHKDLVVYQVVAGSSVIGKSIYQLVLPVSAQVVALIRDEIPLNSNEENTLQESDQVVIVATTGMAEKLADLFSPALSRMSSKQSSSYFGDFTIRPNSKLGDLALLYTFDIPDELKHLTVGEHIKRKFRGRPVVGDALTFPQLKLTVKEMKNGEISLIGLKLNLDS
- a CDS encoding TonB-dependent receptor, with amino-acid sequence MKKRISALSSLLPLGLLGSLAHAAPMLEEVVVTAQLRAQSLQDVPVSVSAIGGEKMMEAGIAKIEDLQAYVPNFTMSESGIGTDIYIRGIGSGENQGFEQSVGMYVDGIAYGRAQLARAPFLDLSRVEVLRGPQNILLGKNSIAGAISIQTANPSEYAEGNVQVTYEPEQNERIIDLVVSGPINDRLGYRFAVRKRELDGFMENLVLDRDEAQRAEETFRIKLSWDVSDSVTAKFKIEAGSFDVVGRNSEIITNYASNSDVFLFQGRTYGEIMDRTTFPDAGGLAALTGVLPAPVLSFLQLQPSGSIIDIDSDEGVLNNTADRKRHSNGDYSNNDTYNLTANVDWYRDDHQFTSITGIMGYEYDEDCDCDFTGAPLFQVEFQEEYQQFSQEFRWISPAGGTFEYIAGAYFQYSELDFFDSLYLPSDIIPQLVNAADLLEGGARGDADPGADGSSGFELLGIGDAGNALRGIRTPRDFNSESTIASTFMQATWNMADTLRLTLGGRLTWENKEGARKLEFGLDDGTIQPLGEVDTAAAVSFAAERHDLKGEREEVQFAPLINLQWDATDNLMSYFSASRGYKSGGFDARSNASPSADPTPINPNAPTGTNQQVLIGSFEFEEEEALSFELGVKTTLLEGAAELNAALFRTEFDNLQVSVFDGTLGFNVGNAASAVSQGIELDGRMALTENLILAGGLAFLDFEFQDHQLGTCIQDQTPDNANGINCDYSGKTNQYVADYSGNLMLAYERPLGNALMLRANIDVIFTDDYHPSPNLDDRIKQDAYQTFNGRLALSSIDGEWEVALLAKNLSDELVVLYGVDAPTAKTITGATTHHGLVNNPRTFALQASYRW